GGCGATCACGCCGATGCCCAGGCGCAGATTTTCCTCGGCCGTATCGAACAGCCCGCGATATTCGGGGTCGCGAAAGTGCTGCAGAAAGAGCGGGCTGTCGCGATCGTTCGGATCGCCCGTCAGCGCGCCGATCGCGGCCGCACTATAGACGCCGTACAGCGTGTCCTTGTCGAGCAGGCAGAAGGCCTCGCCCGTTGCCTTCATCAGCGGGCCGATCAGCCGTTTGGCGAGCGTCGTCTTGCCGGTGCCCGCATGGCCACAGATAAAAACCAGATGCGTCACGTCGATGAATCCCCGCTGTGTTGAAAGTTGCGCCTGCGCCGATCTTGAACGGGATGGCGAGCTGCCGCAAGCCCTATGCCATCCGGCCAGATTGACGGCGCGAATGCTGGTGATATCATTGCTATCACACGTGTACCGGGGAATTGTCATGGCAAATCTTTTGGTCCGAGGTCTGGACGATGCGTTGGTGCAGAGTCTGCGCGAGCAGGCCGCGGCTCACGGGCGCAGCGTCGAAGCAGAGCATCGGGAAATCCTGGCGCAGGCGCTCTTTCAGCCCAAAAAACTCAGTTTCACGGAGTGGCTGATGAGCATGCCCGACGTCGGCGAAGACGCCGACTTCGAGCGCCGCAATGACGCAACTGACGTAAGCGAGGGACCGGGTGTATTTGATTGATACCAATGTAATC
This genomic interval from Paraburkholderia sabiae contains the following:
- a CDS encoding FitA-like ribbon-helix-helix domain-containing protein → MANLLVRGLDDALVQSLREQAAAHGRSVEAEHREILAQALFQPKKLSFTEWLMSMPDVGEDADFERRNDATDVSEGPGVFD